The proteins below are encoded in one region of Nitrospira sp.:
- a CDS encoding cyclase: MPSIEKSIEVNVPVHTAYNQWTQFEEFPRFMEGVEEVKQLDNTHLAWRAKIGGKEKHWHAEITEQVPDQRIAWTNTEGAKNAGVVMFNWVAESTTRVMVKIDYDPEGAVENVGDALGVVSSRVSGDLERFKSFIESRGRETGAWRGQVSGGT; encoded by the coding sequence ATGCCATCCATCGAGAAGTCGATTGAAGTGAATGTTCCGGTTCACACTGCGTACAACCAGTGGACCCAGTTTGAAGAGTTTCCTCGATTCATGGAGGGAGTCGAGGAAGTCAAACAATTGGACAATACCCACCTCGCGTGGAGGGCCAAGATCGGCGGCAAGGAGAAGCACTGGCACGCCGAAATCACCGAACAGGTGCCCGACCAGAGAATCGCCTGGACAAACACGGAAGGGGCGAAAAATGCGGGTGTTGTCATGTTCAATTGGGTTGCAGAGAGCACCACACGCGTCATGGTCAAGATCGATTACGACCCTGAGGGAGCGGTGGAAAATGTCGGCGATGCCTTAGGCGTGGTGTCATCGCGAGTCTCCGGGGACTTGGAGCGATTCAAATCGTTCATCGAATCGCGTGGACGCGAGACAGGCGCATGGCGTGGCCAAGTGTCTGGCGGAACATAA
- a CDS encoding L-ascorbate oxidase, whose amino-acid sequence MAKEHGQLPSDSPLEKESPLTRRQLFQAAVGVGGGLLVSNLAGCADAPKRVAEAGSLRQAEGPPVSTTPVIQQATHVSGVESFQQPEVRRSAHGVLNTTLRVAFAQNSLNGKPLPPNRSYDGGLTGPTFRVKAGDRMKVFLYNQLPPEQGECGPPNTENCPNTTNLHTHGLHISPTGNSDNVLLEIKPGEDLQFQFDIPDTHHPGTFWYHAHRHGSTASQLREGMAGALIIEGDIDQVPEIKVAREKILLFQQLRIPYNDAGAQLPTTINGQLEPVLSMQPGEVQRWRMIHAGIDELLTMELVDEHGSPQDLHVIAIDGITLDRVDSAKQVFLAPGNRADVLVKAGAPGIYRMKKKAEEVGLNGKAEPERLLAEVRVSGPPLNMALPSNSELRPLAPFQPIMDTELTGQQPELVFDIKDGKFMIDGKEFSSTRVDRTMKLNGVEEWTLSSQNGNHPFHIHVNPFQVIKINGKPVQPVWHDTILVRSNPPVTVTMRTRYEVFTGKHVLHCHNLVHEDRGMMQLIEILSS is encoded by the coding sequence ATGGCGAAAGAACATGGCCAATTGCCAAGCGATAGCCCCCTCGAGAAGGAATCTCCGTTGACTCGCCGTCAGTTGTTCCAGGCAGCGGTCGGTGTGGGTGGCGGACTGCTTGTGTCCAATCTTGCCGGGTGTGCAGACGCACCCAAGCGGGTAGCCGAAGCCGGATCGCTACGCCAAGCGGAAGGCCCCCCGGTTTCAACAACCCCTGTCATCCAACAGGCAACGCATGTTTCCGGAGTGGAATCCTTTCAGCAACCAGAAGTGCGTCGGTCGGCACATGGAGTCCTGAATACCACGCTACGCGTTGCCTTTGCCCAAAACTCGCTCAATGGGAAACCTCTCCCCCCCAATCGATCCTATGACGGTGGACTTACGGGTCCGACCTTCCGTGTCAAGGCAGGGGATCGGATGAAGGTCTTCCTGTACAACCAACTTCCGCCGGAACAAGGGGAGTGTGGGCCACCGAACACCGAGAATTGCCCGAACACCACCAATTTACACACGCACGGGCTTCATATCTCACCAACGGGGAATAGCGACAATGTGCTGCTCGAGATCAAGCCAGGAGAGGATCTTCAATTCCAGTTCGATATTCCTGACACGCATCATCCGGGGACCTTCTGGTACCACGCGCACCGGCATGGATCGACCGCCTCCCAATTACGGGAGGGCATGGCTGGTGCCTTGATCATTGAGGGCGACATCGACCAGGTACCCGAAATCAAAGTGGCACGTGAGAAAATCCTGCTCTTTCAACAACTCCGAATCCCATACAACGATGCTGGGGCACAACTACCGACTACCATCAATGGCCAATTGGAGCCTGTCCTCAGTATGCAGCCCGGCGAGGTACAGCGCTGGCGCATGATTCATGCGGGTATCGACGAATTGTTGACCATGGAGCTTGTGGATGAACACGGCTCTCCACAAGATCTGCACGTCATTGCCATCGATGGCATCACGTTAGACAGAGTCGATTCGGCGAAGCAGGTCTTCTTGGCACCCGGCAACCGAGCGGACGTGCTGGTCAAGGCCGGTGCACCAGGCATCTATCGGATGAAAAAGAAAGCGGAGGAGGTAGGTTTGAACGGAAAAGCCGAACCCGAACGATTGTTAGCCGAGGTGCGTGTGTCCGGGCCGCCACTCAACATGGCGCTTCCCAGCAACAGCGAACTCCGCCCGCTCGCTCCGTTTCAGCCAATCATGGACACCGAACTCACGGGCCAACAGCCGGAGTTGGTCTTCGACATCAAAGACGGCAAATTCATGATTGACGGAAAAGAATTCAGTTCTACCCGTGTCGACCGCACCATGAAACTGAACGGGGTCGAAGAGTGGACCTTATCGTCGCAAAATGGCAACCATCCGTTTCACATCCACGTGAATCCATTCCAGGTCATCAAGATTAATGGGAAACCGGTGCAGCCAGTCTGGCACGACACCATCCTGGTCAGAAGCAATCCTCCTGTCACCGTCACCATGCGGACACGGTATGAAGTGTTTACGGGAAAGCACGTCTTGCATTGCCACAATTTGGTCCACGAGGACCGAGGCATGATGCAATTGATCGAAATTCTGTCTTCCTGA